The segment ACATGCAAGTCGGACGGGAAGTGGTGTTTCCAGTGGCGGACGGGTGAGTAACGCGTAAGAACCTGCCCTTGGGAGGGGAACAACAGCTGGAAACGGCTGCTAATACCCCGTAGGCTGAGGAGCAAAAGGAGGAATCCGCCCGAGGAGGGGCTCGCGTCTGATTAGCTAGTTGGTGAGGCAATAGCTTACCAAGGCGATGATCAGTAGCTGGTCCGAGAGGATGATCAGCCACACTGGGACTGAGACACGGCCCAGACTCCTACGGGAGGCAGCAGTGGGGAATTTTCCGCAATGGGCGAAAGCCTGACGGAGCAATGCCGCGTGGAGGTAGAAGGCCTACGGGTCGTGAACTTCTTTTCCCGGAGAAGAAGCAATGACGGTATCTGGGGAATAAGCATCGGCTAACTCTGTGCCAGCAGCCGCGGTAATACAGAGGATGCAAGCGTTATCCGGAATGATTGGGCGTAAAGCGTCTGTAGGTGGCTTTTTAAGTCCGCCGTCAAATCCCAGGGCTCAACCCTGGACAGGCGGTGGAAACTGCCAAGCTGGAGTACGGTAGGGGCAGAGGGAATTTCCGGTGGAGCGGTGAAATGCGTAGAGATCGGAAAGAACACCAACGGCGAAAGCACTCTGCTGGGCCGACACTGACACTGAGAGACGAAAGCTAGGGGAGCGAATGGGATTAGATACCCCAGTAGTCCTAGCCGTAAACGATGGATACTGGGCGCTGTGCGTATCGACCCGTGCAGTGCTGTAGCTAACGCGTTAAGTATCCCGCCTGGGGAGTACGTTCgcaagaatgaaactcaaagGAATTGACGGGGGCCCGCACAAGCGGTGGAGCATGTGGTTTAATTCGATGCAAAGCGAAGAACCTTACCAGGGCTTGACATGCCGCGAATCCTCTTGAAAGAGAGGGGTGCCTTCGGGAACGCGGACACAGGTGGTGCATGGCTGTCGTCAGCTCGTGCCGTAAGGTGTTGGGTTAAGTCCCGCAACGAGCGCAACCCTCGTGTTTAGTTGCCACTGTTGAGTTTGGAACCCTGAGCAGACTGCCGGTGATAAGCCGGAGGAAGGTGAGGATGACGTCAAGTCATCATGCCCCTTATGCCCTGGGCGACACACGTGCTACAATGGCTGGGATAAAGGGTCGCGATCCCGCGAGGGTGAGCTAACTCCAAAAACCCGTCCTCAGTTCGGATTGCAGGCTGCAACTCGCCTGCATGAAGCCGGAATCGCTAGTAATCGCCGGTCAGCCATACGGCGGTGAATTCGTTCCCGGGCCTTGTACACACCGCCCGTCACACTATGGGAGCTGGCCATGCCCGAAGTCGTTACCTTAACCGCAAGGAGGGGGATGCCGAAGGCAGGGCTAGTGACTGGAGTGAAGTCGTAACAAGGTAGCCGTACTGGAAGGTGCGGCTGGATCACCTCCTTTTCAGGGAGAGGTAATGCTTGTTGGGTATTTTGGTTTGACACTGCTTCACACCCCAAAAGAAGGGAGCTACGTATGAGTTCAACTTGTCGACGGAAGTCTTCTTTCTCGACGGTGAAGTAAGACCAAGCTCATGAGCTTATTATCCTAGGTCGGAACAAGTTGATAGGATCCCCTTTTTTCGTCCCCATGCCCCTCCCGCGTGGCGACATGGGGacgaaaaaaggaaagagagggATGGGGTTTCTCTCGCTTTTGGCATAGCGGGCCCCCGGCGGGAGGCCCGCACGACGGGCTATTAGCTCAGTGGTAGAGCGCGCCCCTGATAATTGCGTCGTTGTGCCTGGGCTGTGAGGGCTCTCAGCCACATGGATAGTTCAATGTGCTCATCAGCGCCTGACCCTGAGATGTGGATCATCCAAGGCACATTAGCATGGCGTACTTCTCCTGTTCGAACCGGGGTTTGAAACCAAACTTCTCCTCAGGAGGATAGATGGGGCGATTCAGGTGAGATCCAATGTAGATCCAACTTTCTATTCACTCGTGGGATCCGGGCGGTCCGGGGGGGACCACCACGGCTCCTCTCTTCTCGAGAATCCATACATCCCTTATCAATGTATGGACAGCTATCTCTCGAGCACAGGTTTAGGTTCGGCCTCAATGGGAAAATAAAATGGAGCACCTAACAACGTATCTTCACAGACCAAGAACTACGAGATCGTCCCTTTCATTCTGGGGCGACGGAGGGATCGTACCATTCGAGCCTTTTTTTTCATGCTTTTCCCGAAGGTCTGGAGAAAGCTGCAATCAATAGGATTTTCCTAACCCTCCCTTCCCGAAACGAAGGAGgtgaaattctttttcctttccgCAGGGACCAGGAGATTGGATCTAGCCGTAAGAAGAATGCTTGGCTGATAAATAACTCACTTCTTGGTCTTCGACCCCCTCAGTCACTACGAACGCCCCCGATCAGTGCAATGGGATGTGTCTATTTATCTATCTCTTGACTCGAAATGGGAGCAGGTTTGAAAAAGGATCTTAGAGTGTCTAAGGTGGGGCCAGGAGGGTCTGGTCTCTTAAcgccttcttttttcttctcatcGGAGTTATTTCAAAAAGACTTGCCGCGGTAAGGAAGAAGGGGAGAACAAGCACACTTGGAGAGCGCAGTACAACGAAGAATTGTATGCTGCGTTCGGGAAGGATGAATCGCTCCCGAAAAGGAATCTATTGATTCTCTCCCAATTGGTTGGACCGTAGGTGCGATGATTTACTTCACGGGCGAGGTCTCTGGTTCAAGTCCAGGATGGCCCAGCTGcgccaaagaaaagaatagaagaagcATCTGACTCCTTCGTGCATGCTCCACTTGGCTCGGGGGGATATAGCTCAGTTGGTAGAGCTCCGCTCTTGCAATTGGGTCGTTGCGATTACGGGTTGGATGTCTAATTGTCCAGGCGGTAATGATAGTATCTTGTACCTGAACCGGTGGCTCACTCTTTCTAAATAATGGGGAAGAGGACCGAAACATGCCACTGAAAGACTCTACTGAGACAAAGATGGGCTGTCAAGAACGTAGAGGAGGTAAGATGGGCAGTTGGTCAGATCTAGTATGGATCGTACATGGACGATAGTTGGAGTCGGCGGCTCTCCTAGGGTTCCCTCATCTGGGATCCCTGGGGAAGAGGATCAAGTTGGCCCTTGCGAACAGCTTGATGCACTATCTCCCTTCAACCCTTTAGCGAAATGCGGCAAAAGGAAGGAAAATCCATGGACCGACCCCATCGTCTCCACCCCGTAGGAACTACGAGATCACCCCAAGGACGCCTTCGGCATCCAGGGGTCGCGGACCGACCATAGAACCCTGTTCAATAAGTGGAACGCATTAGCTGTCCGCTCTCAGGTTGGGCAGTAAGGGTCGGAGAAGGGCAATCACTCATTCAGCATTCTTAAGACCAAAGAGTGGGCGGAAAGGGGGGGTAAGCTCTCCGTTCCTGGTTTTCCTGTAGCTGGATCCTCCGGAACCACAAGAATCCTTAGTTAGAATGGGATTCCAACTCAGCaccttttgagattttgaGAAGAGTTGCTCTTTGGAGAGCACAGTACGATGAAAGTTGTAAGCTGTGTTCGGGGGGGAGTTATTGTCTATCGTTGGCCTCTATGGTAGAATCAGTCGGGGGGCCCGAGAGGCGGTGGTTTACCCTGTGGCGGATGTCAGCGGTTCGAGTCCGCTTATCTCCAACTCGTGAACTTAGCCGGTACAAAGCTATACGATAGCACCCCATTTTTCCGATTCGGCAGTTCGATCTatgatttatcaatttatcatTCATGGACGTTGATAAGATCCTTCCATTTAGCAGCACCTTAGGATGGCATAGCCTTAAAGTTAAGGGCGAGGTTCAAACGAGGAAAGGCTTACGGTGGATACCTAGGCACCCAGAGACGAGGAAGGGCGTAGTAAGCGACGAAATGCTTCGGGGAGTTGAAAATAAGCGTAGATCCGGAGATTCCCGAATAGGTCAACCTTTCAAACTGCTGCTGAATCCATGGGCAGGCAAGAGACAACCTGGCGAACTGAAACATCTTAGTAACCAGaggaaaagaaagcaaaagcgATTCCCGTAGTAGCGGCGAGCGAAATGGGAGCAGCCTAAACCGTGAAAACGGGGTTGTGGGAGAGCAATACAAGCGTCGTGCTGCTAGGCGAAGCGGTGGAGTGCTGCACCCTAGATGGCGAGAGTCCAGTAGCCGAAAGCATCACTAGCTTACGCTCTGACCCGAGTAGCATGGGGCACGTGGAATCCCGTGTGAATCAGCAAGGACCACCTTGCAAGGCTAAATACTCCTGGGTGACCGATAGCGAAGTAGTACCGTGAGGGAAGGGTGAAAAGAACCCCCATCGGGGAGTGAAATAGAACATGAAACCGTAAGCTCCCAAGCAGTGGGAGGAGCCCGGGGCTCTGACCGCGTGCCTGTTGAAGAATGAGCCGGCGACTCATAGGCAGTGGCTTGGTTAAGGGAACCCACCGGAGCCGTAGCGAAAGCGAGTCTTCATAGGGCAATTGTCACTGCTTATGGACCCGAACCTGGGTGATCTATCCATGACCAGGATGAAGCTTGGGTGAAACTAAGTGGAGGTCCGAACCGACTGATGTTGAAGAATCAGCGGATGAGTTGTGGTTAGGGGTGAAATGCCACTCGAACCCAGAGCTAGCTGGTTCTCCCCGAAATGCGTTGAGGCGCAGCAGTTGACTGGACATCTAGGGGTAAAGCACTGTTTCGGTGCGGGCCGCGAGAGCGGTACCAAATCGAGGCAAACTCTGAATACTAGATATGACCTCAAAATAACAGGGGTCAAGGTCGGCCAGTGAGACGATGGGGGATAAGCTTCATCGTCGAGAGGGAAACAGCCCGGATCACCAGCTAAGGCCCCTAAATGACCGCTCAGTGATAAAGGAGGTAGGGGTGCAGAGACAGCCAGGAGGTTTGCCTAGAAGCAGCCACCCTTGAAAGAGTGCGTAATAGCTCACTGATCGAGCGCTCTTGCGCCGAAGATGAACGGGGCTAAGCGATCTGCCGAAGCTGTGGGATGTAAAAATGCATCGGTAGGGGAGCGTTCCGCCTTAGAGGGAAGCACCCGCGCGAGCGGGGGTGGACGAAGCGGAAGCGAGAATGTCGGCTTGAGTAACGCAAACATTGGTGAGAATCCAATGCCCCGAAAACCTAAGGGTTCCTCCGCAAGGTTCGTCCACGGAGGGTGAGTCAGGGCCTAAGATCAGGCCGAAAGGCGTAGTCGATGGACAACAGGTGAATATTCCTGTACTACCCCTTGTTGGTCCCGAGGGACGGAGGAGGCTAGGTTAGCCGAAAGATGGTTATCGGTTCAAGGACGCACGGTGTCCCTGCTTTTTCAGGGTAAGAAGGGGTAGAGAAAATGCCTCGAGCCAATGTTCGAGTACCAGGCGCTACGGCGCTGAAGTAACCCATGCCATACTCCCAGGAAAAGCTCGAACGACCTTCAACAAAAGGGTACCTGTACCCGAAACCGACACAGGTAGGTAGGTAGAGAATACCTAGGGGCGCGAGACAACTCTCTCTAAGGAACTCGgcaaaatagccccgtaactTCGGGAGAAGGGGTGCCTCCTCACAAAGGGGGTCGCAGTGACCAGGCCCGGGCGACTGTTTACCAAAAACACAGGTCTCCGCAAAGTCGTAAGACCATGTATGGGGGCTGACGCCTGCCCAGTGCCGGAAGGTCAAGGAAGTTGGTGACCTGATGACAGGGGAGCCGGCGACCGAAGCCCCGGTGAACGGCGGCCGTAACTATAACGGTCCTAAGGTAGCGAAATTCCTTGTCGGGTAAGTTCCGACCCGCACGAAAGGCGTAACGATCTGGGCACTGTCTCGGAGAGAGGCTCGGTGAAATAGACATGTCTGTGAAGATGCGGACTACCTGCACCTGGACAGAAAGACCCTATGAAGCTTCACTGTTCCCTGGGATTGGCTTTGGGCCTTTCCTGCGCAGCTTAGGTGGAAGGCGAAGAAGGTTTCTCCGGGGGGGGTCCGAGCCATCAGTGAGATACCACTCTGGAAGAGCTAGAATTCTAACCTTGTGTCAGGACCTACGGGCCAAGGGACAGTCTCAGGTAGACAGTTTCTATGGGGCGTAGGCCTCCCAAAAGGTAACGGAGGCGTGTGAAGGTTTCCTCGGGCCGGACGGAGATTGGCCCTCGAGTGCAAAGGCAGAAGGGAGCTTGACTGCAAGACCCACCCGTCGAGCAGGGACGAAAGTCGGCCTTAGTGATCCGACGGTGCCGAGTGGAAGGGCCGTCGCTCAACGGATAAAAGTTACTCTAGGGATAACAGGCTGATCTTCCCCAAGAGCTCACATCGACGGGAAGGTTTGGCACCTCGATGTCGGCTCTTCGCCACCTGGGGCTGTAGTATGTTCCAAGGGTTGGGCTGTTCGCCCATTAAAGCGGTACGTGAGCTGGGTTCAGAACGTCGTGAGACAGTTCGGTCCATATCCGGTGTGGGCGTTAGAGCATTGAGAGGACCTTTCCCTAGTACGAGAGGACCGGGAAGGACGCACCTCTGGTGTACCAGTTATCGTGCCCACGGTAAACGCTGGGTAGCCAAGTGCGGAGCGGATAACTGCTGAAAGCATCTAAGTAGTAAGCCCACCCCAAGATGAGTGCTCTCCTATTCCGACTTCCCCAGAACCTTCGGTAGCACAGCCGAGACAGCGACGGTTCTCTGTTCTGCGGGGGTGGAGTGACAGAAGTTTTGAGAATTCAAGAGAAGGTCACGGCGAGACGAGCCGTTTATCATTACGATAGGTGTCAAGTGGAAGTGCAGTGATGTATGCAGCTGAGGCATCCTAACAGACCGGTAGACTTGAACCTTGTTCCTACATGACCCGATCAATTTGATTAGGTACTCGCcatctatttttattgttcaaCTCTTTGACAACATGAAAAAACCAAAAGCTCTGCCCTCCCTCTCTATCGATCCAAGGGATGGAAGGGCGGAGGCCTTTGGTGTCCCCCCCAGTCAAGAATTGGGGCCTCACAATCACTAGCCAATATGCTTTTCTCTCATGTCTTTCTTCGTTCATGGTTCGATATTCTGGTGTCCTAGGCGTAGAGGAACCACACCAATCCATCCCGAACTTGGTGGTTAAACTCTACTGCGGTGAAGATACTGTAGGGGAGGTCCTGCGGAAAAATAGCTCGACGCCAGGATGATAAAAAGCTTAACACCCCTCATTCTTATTACttttcaatatgaaaaaaaatgaaaaggtcGTCTTATTCAAAACCCCAATTATGAAATCCCCTTTCTCCCACTTCACACCTCGGAACGCACCGTTCTTATAGAGAGAGAGGCGCTTTCGCATCTTCTTAACCCGAAATGGCTGGGGAGAGGAAAGGTTCCTTTTTAGGTACTCCCGGGAACAGATCCAGTGGAGACGGGGTGGGGCCTGTAGCTCAGAGGATTAGAGCACGTGGCTACGAACCACGGTGTCGGGGTTCGAATCCCTCCTCGCCCACAACCGGCCAAAAGGGAAGGACCTTTCCTTCTGGAGGTAGGAAAATCATGATCGGGATAGCGGACCCAAAGCTATGGAACTTGGGTGTGGATCTTTGTCGAAATAGAATGTCCtcgctttttcttttttttttctttttatttatcgtTAATGGTAGATTCTTTCCATATAGTATGCCCGGACCgaatcttttttgttttacgCCCCTAACTCTTCCCTCAGCCAGGCTTGGGCAGAATAGCAGAGCAAGTACAAGTATTAGTAGCATAGCAAAATGTGTTCTTCGTCATTAATATGTTTGCTCGCGGTAATTGTGGCCTCTCGGGAGAATCGATGACTGCATCTTTGATGCACTTGCTAGTACTAGTACGTACATCTGAAAATTCTTAATTGGCTAGTTGTAAATAGCCCCAGACTATGGAACAAAGGATTATACCGGACTTACCTACACCGAGGTATTGACGGTGATTCTCAAATATCGCAGAACAGAATGTGATATGATGAGATAGAATGcaatagaaagaaagacacaGGGAACGGGTTACCACGGTCAAAGCGAACCCTTTCATTCCGACATTCCGAATTAAAGAATTCGGAATGAATCCAATCTCCCCAAGTAGGATTCGAACCTACGACCAGTCAGTTAACAGCCGACCGCTCTACCACTGAGCTACTGAGGAACAACGGGAGATTAGATCTCATAGAGTTCAATTCCCGTTCTCAACCCATGACCAATATGAGCTCGAAGTTTCCTTCGTAACTCCCGGAACTTCTTCGTAGTTTCTTCGTTCCATGCCTCATTTCATAGGGAACCTCAAAGTGGCtctatttcattatattcCATCCATATCCCAATTCCATTCATTTAATATCCCCTTTCCTTTGGTGTCATTGACATAAGAGATGTCGTTTCTAGTctatctctttctatttctatattctatttctatatatatatggaaagTTTAAAAATCATCATATAATAATCCAGAAATTgcaatagaaaagaaaagggaggtttgtgatgatttttaaatcttttatactAGGTAATCTAGTATCCTTATGCATGAAGATAATCAATTTGGTCGTTGTGGTCGGACTCTATTATGGATTTCTGACCACATTCTCCATGGGGCCCTCTTATCTCTTCCCTTCTCCGAGCTCGGGTTatagaagaaggagaagaaggaaCTGAGAAGAAGGTATCAGCAACAACAGGTTTTATTACGGGACAGCTCATGATGTTCATATCGATCTATTATGCGCCTCTGCATCTAGCATTGGGTAGACCTCATACAATAACTGTCCTAGCTCTACCCtatcttttgtttcatttcttCTGGAACAATCACAAACACTTTTTTGATTATGGAGCTACTACCAGAAATTCAATGCGTAATCTTAGCATTCAATTTGTATTCCTGAATAATctcatttttcaattattcaaCCATTTCATTTTACCAAGTTCAATGTTAGTCAGATTAGTCAACATTTATATGTTTCGATGCAACAACAAGATGTTATTTGTAACAAGTAGTTTTGTTGGTTGGTTAATTGGTCACATTTTATTCATGAAATGGGTTGGATTGATATTAGTCTGGATACAacaaaataattctattagaTCTAATGTACTTTTTCGATCTAATAAGTACCTTGTGTCagaattgagaaattctatgGCTCGAATCTTTAgtattctcttatttattaCCTGCGTCTACTCTTTAGGCAGAATACCGTCACCCATTTTTACTAAGAAACTGAAAGAAACCTCAGAAACGGAAGAAAGGGAGGAAAGTGAGGAAGAAACAGATGTAGAAATAGAAACAACTTCCGAAACGAAGGGGACTAAACAGGGATCCACTGAAGAAGatccttcttcttccctttttcGGAAGAAAAGGAGGATCGGGACAAAATCGACGAAACGGAAGAGATCCAAGTGAAtggaaaggaaaaacaaaggaTGAATTCCATTTTCACTTTAACGAGACATGCTATAAAAATAGACCACTTTATGAAACTTTTTATCTGGATGGGAATCAAGAAAATTCGAAGTTAGAAAtattgatagaaaaaaaaaagaaaaatcttttctGGTTTGAAAAACCTCTTGTAACTATTCTTTTGACTCGAAACGTTGGAATCGTCCATTacgatatataaaaaatgatcaGTTTGAGAATGCTGGAATGCTATATAAATGttaaatgtaaataataaattcaatttatttaaataatataaataataaataaatttaaataataaatatacgaTAAATATAcgtataataaatatatatacgtataataaatatacgtaaataataaatattttatttaatttttattatttattaaatattaatattaaattcaaaattatattaaataattaaaattagaattatattctatattaaataattctaaaataaaaaaattcaatattaaaattaataaaatttaaaataaagttttacaatttgtaaataaaattgaattttttttttacaaattgtaaaaagaataaattaataaaaagattaatgcataaaataaatataataagagaTAAGAAGAGATGCGACCGCTTCCTACATATTTTATACCCTCTCCTACAAAGAAACTGGTAACACCAACTCCATTGGTAATTCCATCAATTATTCGtttatcaaaaaaatgaattaattcagctaattttcttatacctccaataaaagatatttcatAAAAAGCATCTATGTAACCTCGATTATAGGACCAGTTATATATGACGTTTATTATTTTGTCCCAAAGAATTCTCTTAGAACCTTTTTTAGCGAGCGAattcaagaaattcaaattttgtaaCGATGAATAAACAGGCTTATATAAAGAGGACGCTATAAATATTCCGAAAAAAGCTATACTGACTGAAAAAATTGCATTTGTTACAAATTCATACCAATCCACAGAattctttgaattttgatgCAAAAGGTTTAAAGACGGAGTTAACAGTTTTGACAATATATCCACCTCCATTCCTTTTTGATTGAAAGGAATTTGATTGAAAGGAATTCCTATGGCTCCAATAAACAAAGCAAATAGTACCAAGACAAGCATAGGAAATAACATAGTATTATCCGATTCATGAGGATAGGCAAAAATCCTTTTagtgttaaaatttttaatagtaataaaaggCCACATCATCTTTCTTACATTACCATCAATTTGATATGTGTTCttccaaaaaaaagaagcccTTTCGTTATTATTCGTTGTTAAGAAAGGTAATAAACCCAAACTTTCGTTAAGCATTTTTGATCCTTCTTTACCCCATAAAGatattgaataaaatgaaCTGTTTTTTTTACcactgtaattttttaaatgaacaTTTAAATGTCCTTCAAAAGTAAGTAAATAAACCCGAAACATATAAAATGCAGTTAATCCGGCCGTGAAACAAGCTATTATTGCGAAAACCGGTGAATACAACCAACTATCGTTAAGAATTTCATCTTTGGACCAAAAACAGGCGAAGGGTGGAATACCACAAAGAGAAAGTGTTCCTAAAAAAAAAGCAGTTTTTGTAATTGGAATATGTTTTGTTAAACCACCCATAAGAATCATATTTTGACTCTTATCTGGAGAATAACCAACAATAGCTTCCATTGAATGAATAATGGATCCAGATCCTAAAAACAATAATGCTTTCGAATAGGCATGAGTaatcaaatgaaataaagCGACTCGATAAGACCCCATACCTAGAGCTAACATCATATAACCTAATTGAGACATTGTAGAATAGGCTAAACTTCTCTTAATATCTTTTTGAGCAAGAGCTAAAGTAGCTCCTAAAAATACTGTTATTATACCTATCAAAGCTATTAGATTCATTATGTAAGGTATGACtacaaaaagaggaaaaagtcGAGCTACAAGAAAAATTCCTGCCGCTACCATAGTAGCAGCATGTATTAGAGCCGAAATAGGAGTAGGCCCTTCCATGGCATCCGGTAACCATACATGGAGAGGAAATTGCGCCGATTTAGCAATTGCGCCAGAAAATACTAGAAAGGCACACaaagtaacaaataa is part of the Ricinus communis isolate WT05 ecotype wild-type unplaced genomic scaffold, ASM1957865v1 Ctg22, whole genome shotgun sequence genome and harbors:
- the LOC125368898 gene encoding uncharacterized protein LOC125368898, which gives rise to MPRILLKERGAFGNADTGGAWLSSARAVRCWTAGDKPEEGEDDVKSSCPLCPGRHTCYNGWDKGSRSREGDHTAVNSFPGLVHTARHTMGAGHARSRYLNRKEGDAEGRASDWSEVVTRALSHMDSSMCSSAPDPEMWIIQGTLEDRWGDSGEIQCRSNFLFTRGIRAVRGGPPRLLSSRESIHPLSMYGQLSLEHRFRFGLNGKIKWST
- the LOC107262495 gene encoding LOW QUALITY PROTEIN: uncharacterized mitochondrial protein AtMg00370 (The sequence of the model RefSeq protein was modified relative to this genomic sequence to represent the inferred CDS: deleted 1 base in 1 codon) gives rise to the protein MIFKSFILGNLVSLCMKIINLVVVVGLYYGFLTTFSMGPSYLFLLRARVIEEGEEGTEKKVSATTGFITGQLMMFISIYYAPLHLALGRPHTITVLALPYLLFHFFWNNHKHFFDYGATTRNSMRNLSIQFVFLNNLIFQLFNHFILPSSMLVRLVNIYMFRCNNKMLFVTSSFVGWLIGHILFMKWVGLILVWIQQNNSIRSNVLFRSNKYLVSELRNSMARIFSILLFITCVYSLGRIPSPIFTKKLKETSETEEREESEEETDVEIETTSETKGTKQGSTEEDPSSSLFRKKRRIGTKSTKRKRSK
- the LOC125368912 gene encoding NAD(P)H-quinone oxidoreductase subunit 5, chloroplastic-like, with the protein product MLGLVTSSNLIQIYIFWELVGMCSYLLIGFWFTRPIASNACQKAFVTNRVGDFGLLLGILGIYWITGSFEFRDLFKILNNLISNNQVHFLFVTLCAFLVFSGAIAKSAQFPLHVWLPDAMEGPTPISALIHAATMVAAGIFLVARLFPLFVVIPYIMNLIALIGIITVFLGATLALAQKDIKRSLAYSTMSQLGYMMLALGMGSYRVALFHLITHAYSKALLFLGSGSIIHSMEAIVGYSPDKSQNMILMGGLTKHIPITKTAFFLGTLSLCGIPPFACFWSKDEILNDSWLYSPVFAIIACFTAGLTAFYMFRVYLLTFEGHLNVHLKNYSGKKNSSFYSISLWGKEGSKMLNESLGLLPFLTTNNNERASFFWKNTYQIDGNVRKMMWPFITIKNFNTKRIFAYPHESDNTMLFPMLVLVLFALFIGAIGIPFNQIPFNQKGMEVDILSKLLTPSLNLLHQNSKNSVDWYEFVTNAIFSVSIAFFGIFIASSLYKPVYSSLQNLNFLNSLAKKGSKRILWDKIINVIYNWSYNRGYIDAFYEISFIGGIRKLAELIHFFDKRIIDGITNGVGVTSFFVGEGIKYVGSGRISSYLLLYLFYALIFLLIYSFYNL